From a single Zygotorulaspora mrakii chromosome 2, complete sequence genomic region:
- the RNA15 gene encoding Rna15p (similar to Saccharomyces cerevisiae RNA15 (YGL044C); ancestral locus Anc_4.66) → MNRSGNNSSQNNAPSKVVYLGSIPYDQTEEQILDLCSNVGPVTNLKMMFDPQTGKSKGYAFVEYKDFESSASAVRNLNGYQFGSRLLKCGYATGSDISSSDSPQQQQLHQSQQQLRQQNFQVNETLLKFPELPSGVDVNINMTTPAMMISSELSKKTREEQLKLLSIFQDWTRKNPEDATELLHECPQLSFVIAELLLTNGISKVDDLTQLAVQEHDRAHPNGDQNTPIDPKIQTKQRELLRQVLQLNDSEISVLPDDEKMSLWDLKQRAMRGEYGMI, encoded by the coding sequence ATGAATCGTTCGGGCAATAATTCGTCTCAGAATAACGCACCTTCGAAAGTGGTGTATCTTGGCTCTATACCGTATGATCAAACAGAGGAGCAGATACTGGATCTTTGCAGCAATGTTGGGCCTGTAACAAATCTAAAAATGATGTTTGACCCGCAGACTGGGAAGTCAAAGGGATATGCGTTTGTTGAGTACAAGGATTTCGAATCGAGTGCAAGCGCAGTACGTAATCTAAATGGATATCAGTTCGGCTCCAGACTGTTGAAATGTGGTTACGCCACAGGGTCGGAcatctcttcttcagacTCAccacagcagcaacagctACACCAATCACAACAACAACTAAGACAGCAGAATTTTCAAGTCAATGAGACGCTCTTGAAATTTCCAGAGCTGCCATCAGGCGTTGATGTTAATATAAACATGACAACCCCCGCAATGATGATATCAAGTGAGCTCTCTAAAAAGACTCGCGAAGAACAGCTTAAATTATTGAGTATATTTCAAGACTggacaagaaaaaatccTGAAGATGCTACCGAACTTCTGCACGAGTGTCCTCAATTGAGCTTTGTCATCGCAGAGCTTTTATTAACCAACGGCATAAGTAAAGTTGACGATTTGACACAGCTGGCCGTTCAAGAACATGACAGAGCACATCCAAATGGTGACCAAAACACTCCTATAGACCCAAAGATACAAACTAAACAAAGAGAGTTACTGAGACAGGTGTTACAATTAAATGACAGCGAGATTTCAGTTTTACCGGACGACGAGAAGATGTCTCTGTGGGATTTGAAACAGAGAGCAATGAGGGGTGAATACGGCATGATATAA
- the PTI1 gene encoding cleavage polyadenylation factor subunit PTI1 (similar to Saccharomyces cerevisiae PTI1 (YGR156W); ancestral locus Anc_4.65), with product MSDPRRRKARHDLTPDNLSYAIQVTNLPIDWTQDTVSSVLAGSGPVVEISSKTDPRTGKLSSLRFDYKSSKDCKSAFDILNRIQNFPCTLERIIPPNYKDMELLSNKEELQLNRDAYPWNAGLDLPFDMVSEVPLPRKPTQTSPATTNSVVFPDILSKASQHLPPFQPNVLQAPDLVSTNLSKIPPLQLIEIISNLKILANQDSSKRTQLENFLKTNMEISVSVTQALLEMGFINYNVVTNVLKGQPKNDTTVFHSNTTNGTGNSNSNSVNNSSSNTPLYANSNVASLSSVPVPAAFVPPMPQHAQRPPFGFVPPPMPFMPPNPVLGMAPSNPMMRMSPPHPVINMPQSTVAQNSSGRINMAKLQALPQNQRETIETVLKLTLDQINALPANQKSMVENLKKEYTL from the coding sequence ATGTCTGATCCTCGCAGAAGAAAAGCCCGCCATGATTTGACGCCAGATAACCTATCTTATGCTATTCAAGTCACTAATCTGCCCATAGACTGGACGCAAGATACGGTCTCGTCTGTCTTAGCAGGTTCAGGTCCGGTGGTAGAGATATCTTCGAAGACAGATCCAAGGACGGGCAAGTTGAGTTCCTTACGTTTTGATTATAAAAGCAGCAAAGATTGCAAAAGTGCATTTGATATACTAAATAGAATACAGAATTTTCCATGTACattggaaagaataataCCACCTAACTATAAGGATATGGAATTATTGTCTAACAAGGAAGAACTACAATTAAATAGAGATGCATATCCGTGGAACGCAGGTTTGGATTTACCTTTCGATATGGTGTCTGAAGTGCCATTGCCCAGGAAACCTACACAAACAAGCCCCGCTACGACAAATTCCGTAGTTTTCCCAGACATATTAAGTAAGGCTTCGCAACATTTGCCACCATTCCAACCCAATGTATTGCAAGCACCTGATCTTGTATCTACAAATTTGAGCAAGATACCACCGCTACAATTGATCGAAATTATTTCGAATCTGAAGATTTTGGCAAACCAGGATAGCTCCAAAAGGACGCAATTGGAAAACTTTCTGAAAACAAATATGGAAATTTCTGTATCAGTTACACAAGCTCTTTTAGAGATGGGATTCATCAACTATAACGTTGTTACAAACGTGCTTAAGGGGCagccaaaaaatgacaCTACTGTTTTCCATTCTAATACTACTAATGGAACTGGCAATAGTAATAGTAACAGTGTTAATAACAGTAGTTCAAATACCCCGTTATATGCGAATTCAAATGTGGCTTCACTGAGCAGCGTGCCTGTACCGGCAGCCTTTGTTCCGCCAATGCCACAACATGCACAAAGACCACCCTTTGGATTTGTACCGCCACCTATGCCATTTATGCCACCCAATCCAGTACTTGGTATGGCTCCGTCTAATCCTATGATGAGAATGTCTCCCCCACATCCAGTGATAAACATGCCACAATCAACAGTTGCACAGAACAGCTCTGGCAGGATAAATATGGCAAAATTACAGGCATTAcctcaaaatcaaaggGAAACTATTGAAACTGTGTTAAAATTAACGCTTGATCAAATAAATGCTCTTCCAGCAAATCAAAAGTCAATggttgaaaatttgaaaaaggaatatACTTTATGA
- the RIM8 gene encoding Rim8p (similar to Saccharomyces cerevisiae RIM8 (YGL045W); ancestral locus Anc_4.62) — MSFLSVFKKDSRAVPGSRLSQRGKHSMNFVSGYGNGISNGCVREFYIDLKEPHRIWKPEEYITGETVVSIKKDVTNVAIRLILICEIKVKLGSTAAVRRKLGERLLEKSTFLYGKEWDQDSNATVINGLTKGEHRFPFRIKVPSGRKVCSSIKFERGSIDYYLKCSIENIESNQVERPISVCESGFSVIVPRDVSLLPKPKVKTVVLQSAAMVRHASKTLGDGSSSSFTKATKSSTNSNSSANTSGSISSIDKTVTISVDISNAGFAIGEIIPVKVFVQHYKNFCRPAGLIITLARICRVSGGGKDEPMETFRKDICQTISPLYVDPETLQCSVTAYLKVPIDAFSTFTTCHKYFTFQYYVEVMVNLSQKNVIYTESKRVVGTKDTIVSEIASDLDDKASFSKLPRKFFNAVNSDRTLNDENSIESNISYQDMVNVEKLKRLNNVTGMSIETVIGTTGSKLEELPPRVEYETLSGAIEATDDLESPLTSTAASPDRSATDWLAPLYAYDKYPPAPQYTPNESISAAVDDKKELEHARLKQLESDPPTENF; from the coding sequence ATGTCTTTCCTGAGTGTCTTCAAAAAGGATAGTCGAGCAGTGCCAGGCTCACGGCTGTCACAAAGAGGAAAGCATAGCATGAATTTCGTTTCTGGTTACGGGAATGGAATTAGTAATGGATGCGTACGAGAGTTTTATATTGATTTGAAGGAGCCACACAGGATATGGAAACCAGAGGAATATATAACGGGCGAAACTGTTGTTAGCATAAAGAAAGATGTGACAAATGTGGCGATACGGCTAATCTTGATATGCGAGATTAAGGTTAAATTGGGTAGCACCGCCGCAGTGAGAAGAAAGCTGGGTGAAAGATTGCTGGAGAAATCCACGTTCCTTTATGGTAAGGAATGGGATCAAGATAGTAATGCTACGGTCATTAATGGTTTGACAAAGGGCGAGCATAGATTCCCGTTCAGGATAAAAGTACCATCGGGTAGAAAAGTTTGCAgttcaataaaatttgaaagggGTTCAATTGACTACTATTTGAAATGCTCGATAGAGAACATCGAATCAAATCAGGTAGAAAGACCTATTTCTGTCTGTGAGAGCGGATTTTCGGTGATAGTACCGAGAGACGTGTCTCTTTTGCCCAAGCCTAAGGTTAAGACAGTTGTCTTACAATCGGCTGCAATGGTACGACATGCTAGTAAAACTCTTGGTGATGGATCCTCATCGTCTTTTACAAAAGCAACAAAGTCGTCTACCAACTCGAACTCTTCAGCCAACACGAGCGGCTCCATAAGTTCGATCGATAAAACTGTTACAATTTCGGTTGATATATCAAACGCGGGATTTGCCATAGGCGAGATAATCCCCGTTAAAGTCTTTGTTCAGCATTATAAAAACTTTTGTCGTCCTGCTGGTTTGATTATCACCTTAGCAAGGATTTGTCGAGTAAGTGGTGGGGGTAAAGATGAGCCAATGGAGACTTTTAGAAAAGATATTTGTCAAACCATTTCCCCACTTTATGTTGACCCAGAAACCTTGCAATGTAGTGTTACGGCATACTTGAAGGTACCGATTGACgcattttcaacttttaCAACGTGCCACAAATATTTTACATTTCAATACTATGTTGAAGTCATGGTGAACTTATCGCAGAAGAACGTTATCTATACAGAATCTAAGCGCGTTGTGGGTACAAAAGATACCATTGTATCGGAAATAGCTTCTGATTTAGATGATAAAGCAAGCTTTAGCAAATTACCAAGAAAGTTCTTTAATGCTGTCAATAGTGACAGAACcttgaatgatgaaaatagcATTGAATCGAATATCTCATACCAAGACATGGTTAATGtagaaaagttgaaacGATTGAATAACGTCACCGGTATGTCCATTGAAACTGTCATAGGAACCACAGGGTCGAAACTCGAAGAGCTGCCCCCCAGGGTTGAATATGAAACGCTCTCTGGCGCTATTGAAGCCACCGACGACTTAGAATCACCGCTTACATCTACTGCTGCATCTCCTGACCGTTCAGCGACCGATTGGCTAGCACCATTATATGCATATGACAAATACCCCCCAGCTCCACAATATACGCCAAATGAATCAATTTCAGCGGCTGTGGACGACAAGAAAGAACTTGAACATGCAAGACTCAAGCAGCTGGAAAGTGATCCACCTACGGAAAACTTCTAA
- the CHO2 gene encoding phosphatidylethanolamine N-methyltransferase (similar to Saccharomyces cerevisiae CHO2 (YGR157W); ancestral locus Anc_4.64): MTKQGGKGLVAETRSTGVKFEPPETHDMVRSLFDPTVKKSFLEICITLALMSNFAFCYWLLKTFNAQMATKVFFFQYFFWRLCYNVGIGIVLHYQSKSEFLTRYARNNSLFVKKSKSKLARFCQFELSSKMPKSYDMYSYPEELNIWLLFRQFVDLILMQDFCTYVIFVYLSFPESWASMVNWRTGLGFSMILFNIWVKIDAHRVVKDYAWYWGDFFFLQESELVFDGVFNISPHPMYSIGYLGYYGLSMICGDYRVLLVSLCGHYLQFLFLKYVESPHIEKIYGDDSNGGLESNSRIDDLIASRNYDYSRPLINTGFTFQNFDKLRFTDYFTLSTIVALISWMLLTKPSSDVLFYLTFTAKLLTSIGVLVVLFKQSKTKWFTRLYLKNGHTQVYSYQQWQFVYNFSLAITYTLLGCETYAKVSERLPALERNQFIYGLILCALQGWCNSEIRSAISDFGWFYGDFFLNNYITKKNITSHGIYRYLNNPEAILGVAGIWGTVLMTNFSWQNVVLASLWTLTNFILVKFIEQPHMAKIYGEKNRVGGIEKTLLTSKTWRRMSEMVEKVEHIVIKSLLSQTPTYEEVAISNHSSERSDSTANNEMEELESAVEDAIDVVAAKLSPNCKFEIEEYDKHSNFILPEPITITWELPKSLYNQKDWIGLYSVLKTGCDRSKTRTSSLGHWSATSPTAYPNDISKAKSIIEYEQKDKVVRGKVTFDASLLYFESGIYEFRYHCSSSHKVLLVSRPLQLELPRFDVTTSEKLTKDFVRFLTSINSFEGGRANLNGNKYFGLKTFRQFIKESVDVELSSDYIKRVNGDAEAIAQRICHIKKVLDSLE, translated from the coding sequence ATGACAAAGCAAGGTGGAAAAGGTTTGGTGGCTGAGACTCGTTCAACAGGTGTAAAGTTTGAGCCACCTGAGACGCACGACATGGTACGCTCGCTGTTCGATCCTACGGTGAAGAAATCGTTTCTTGAGATTTGCATTACCTTGGCATTAATGTCAAACTTTGCCTTTTGTTACTGGCTTCTGAAGACATTTAATGCACAAATGGCAACGAAAGtgtttttcttccaatattttttttggagaCTTTGCTACAATGTAGGCATTGGTATTGTGCTACACTATCAATCTAAAAGTGAATTCCTGACAAGGTATGCCAGGAACAACTCATTGTTTgtgaaaaaatcgaaatcGAAACTTGCAAGATTTTGCCAGTTTGAACTGTCCAGCAAGATGCCAAAGAGTTATGATATGTACTCTTATCCGGAAGAGCTGAATATTTGGTTACTATTCCGTCAATTCGTTGATTTGATATTGATGCAAGATTTCTGTACGTATGTCATCTTTGTCTATCTTTCATTTCCGGAGAGCTGGGCTAGTATGGTAAATTGGAGAACTGGACTGGGATTTTCTATGATCCTGTTCAACATATGGGTGAAAATTGATGCGCACCGTGTTGTCAAAGATTATGCCTGGTACTGGGGcgactttttctttctacAAGAATCTGAACTGGTGTTCGATGGTGTGTTCAATATATCTCCCCATCCAATGTACTCCATTGGTTATTTAGGCTACTACGGTCTTTCCATGATTTGTGGTGACTATCGTGTACTTTTGGTTAGTCTTTGTGGCCATTATTTGCAATTTCTGTTTTTGAAGTATGTGGAATCGCCACACATAGAAAAGATTTATGGTGATGATTCTAACGGTGGATTGGAGTCCAATAGTCGTATTGATGATTTAATTGCTTCAAGAAACTACGATTATTCAAGGCCCTTGATAAATACGGGTTTTAcatttcagaattttgataaGTTGAGATTCACGGATTATTTCACCTTGTCAACAATTGTCGCATTAATTTCATGGATGTTGTTGACCAAGCCCAGCTCCGACGTTTTATTCTATTTAACTTTCACTGCCAAACTACTCACATCCATTGGTGTATTAGTGGTGCTCTTCAAACAATCAAAGACGAAATGGTTTACAAGGCTatacttgaaaaatggtcACACACAGGTTTACTCCTATCAACAATGGCAATTTGTTTATAACTTCTCTTTGGCAATTACTTATACTCTATTGGGTTGCGAGACGTATGCAAAGGTGAGTGAACGCTTGCCTGCCTTGGAAAGAAACCAATTCATTTATGGTTTGATTCTTTGTGCATTACAAGGTTGGTGCAACTCTGAAATAAGATCTGCAATCTCCGATTTTGGTTGGTTTTACggtgattttttcttgaataattacattacaaagaagaatataaCATCACATGGTATCTATagatatttgaataatcCTGAAGCTATATTAGGTGTCGCCGGTATTTGGGGTACTGTTTTGATGACGAATTTCTCTTGGCAGAACGTTGTATTGGCCTCCCTATGGACACTTACGAATTTCATCCTTGTGAAGTTTATTGAACAGCCACATATGGCTAAAATCTATGGTGAAAAGAATAGAGTTGGAGGTATAGAGAAAACGCTCTTGACATCTAAGACATGGCGAAGAATGTCAGAAATGGTAGAAAAAGTGGAACATATTGTTATTAAATCACTTCTAAGTCAAACACCAACCTACGAAGAAGTTGCAATTAGCAATCATTCTAGCGAACGATCGGACAGTACAGCTAATAATGAAATGGAAGAATTAGAAAGTGCCGTTGAGGACGCTATTGATGTAGTTGCAGCGAAGCTGTCCCCCAACTGcaagtttgaaattgaagagtATGATAagcattcaaattttattctACCAGAGCCTATCACAATTACCTGGGAACTACCTAAATCCTTATACAACCAAAAAGACTGGATTGGATTGTATAGTGTTTTGAAGACTGGATGTGATCGTTCAAAGACCAGAACGAGCTCTTTAGGGCATTGGAGTGCAACTTCTCCCACTGCCTATCCAAACGATATATCTAAAGCAAAATCGATTATTGAATATGAGCAGAAGGATAAAGTTGTTAGAGGGAAGGTTACTTTTGACGCTTCCTTGCTGTACTTTGAATCAGGCATTTATGAGTTCAGATATCATTGTTCGAGCTCTCATAAAGTGTTACTAGTTTCAAGGCCCCTCCAGCTGGAACTACCAAGATTTGATGTCACAACTTCAGAAAAGCTGACAAAAGACTTCGTACGTTTTTTGACCAGtatcaattcttttgaaggTGGAAGAGCTAACTTGAACGGAAACAAATACTTCGGCCTGAAAACTTTTAGGCAATTTATTAAAGAATCGGTTGATGTTGAACTCTCGTCAGATTATATAAAGCGAGTCAATGGTGACGCCGAAGCCATCGCACAGAGAATTTGCCATATCAAAAAAGTCTTAGATAGCTTAGAATAA
- the NSR1 gene encoding Nsr1p (similar to Saccharomyces cerevisiae NSR1 (YGR159C); ancestral locus Anc_4.61) — MAKTAKAASNKSTKKSVKSKKEEKVVDVSASESSSSSSSESEDGSSSSDSDSSSDSSSDSEAEKPKKVTKKEAKKDTKKDAKKETKKEKASSASSDSDSASSSASDSSSDSDSSSDSDSSSDEEEEKAKEKPAKSESKSASNSDSSSDSSSDSDSSSDDDEEEKAKSSSSSSSSSSSSSDDEDVPKKRKAEESAEESSEEPSNKKTKVELSGEPATIFVGRLSWSIDDEWLKNEFDHIGGVVSARVIYERDSDRSRGYGYVDFEDKSYAEKAVKEMHGKEIDGRPINCDMSTSKPAGGDRADRGDRAKKYGDVPSEPSETLFLGNLSFNADKDNLYEMFSKYGDIVSVRIPTHPETEQPKGFGYVQYGNVEDAKKALEALQGEYVDNRPVRLDYSTPRPNNDNGSRGGRGGRGGSFRGGDRGGRGGSFRGGDRGGRGGSFRGGDRGGRGGFRSSGSGANNSPLGARNTASFAGTKKTFD; from the coding sequence ATGGCCAAGACCGCTAAAGCTGCTAGCAATAAGAGtaccaaaaaatctgtCAAGAGCAAGAAGGAGGAAAAGGTTGTAGACGTATCTGCATCTGaatcttcctcttcctcctcaAGCGAAAGCGAGGACGgctcttcatcatctgaCAGTGACTCATCTAGCGATTCCTCCTCGGATAGCGAGGCTGAGAAGCCAAAGAAGGTGACCAAGAAGGAGGCCAAGAAGGATACTAAGAAGGACGCTAAAAAAGAAaccaagaaagaaaaggcTTCAAGCGCTAGCTCTGATTCCGATTCCGCTTCTAGCTCTGCTTCTGATTCCAGCTCTGATTCTGACTCTAGCTCTGATTCTGATTCCAGCTctgacgaagaagaagaaaaggcGAAAGAGAAACCAGCCAAGAGCGAATCCAAGTCGGCCTCCAACTCTGATTCCAGCTCAGACTCTTCCTCTGATAGCGATAGCTcatctgatgatgatgaagaagagaaggCAAAGAgttcttcctcttcatcctcttcatcttcatcttcgtctgatgatgaagatgttcCAAAGAAACGTAAAGCTGAAGAATCCGCTGAAGAGTCGTCTGAAGAGCCAAGTAACAAAAAGACCAAGGTTGAGCTATCTGGTGAACCAGCTACTATCTTTGTCGGTAGACTATCATGGTCCATTGACGATGAATGGCTAAAAAACGAATTCGATCACATTGGTGGTGTGGTGAGTGCAAGAGTCATCTACGAAAGAGACTCCGACAGATCTCGTGGTTACGGTTACGTTGATTTTGAGGATAAATCATACGCTGAAAAAGCCGTCAAAGAAATGCACGGTAAGGAAATTGATGGTAGACCAATCAACTGTGATATGTCTACCAGTAAACCAGCTGGTGGTGACCGTGCTGACCGTGGTGACCGTGCCAAGAAGTACGGTGATGTTCCATCCGAGCCTTCCGAGACTTTGTTCTTGGGTAACTTATCGTTCAATGCTGACAAAGACAACCTCTACGAAatgttttccaaatacGGTGATATTGTGTCCGTTCGTATTCCAACCCATCCAGAAACCGAGCAACCAAAAGGTTTCGGTTACGTTCAATACGGAAATGTCGAAGACGCCAAGAAAGCCCTAGAAGCTCTACAAGGTGAGTATGTCGACAACAGACCAGTTAGACTAGATTATTCTACTCCAAGACCAAACAACGACAACGGTAGCCGTGGTGGTCGTGGCGGTCGCGGCGGTAGCTTCAGAGGTGGTGACCGTGGTGGTCGCGGTGGTAGCTTCAGAGGTGGAGACCGCGGTGGTCGTGGTGGTAGCTTCAGAGGTGGAGACCGTGGTGGTCGTGGTGGCTTCAGATCCAGCGGGTCCGGTGCCAACAACTCTCCATTGGGTGCCAGAAACACCGCCTCATTTGCCGGCACCAAGAAGACTTTTGACTAG
- the MTR3 gene encoding exosome non-catalytic core subunit MTR3 (similar to Saccharomyces cerevisiae MTR3 (YGR158C); ancestral locus Anc_4.63): MNVQDRRRLLGPGNAKPITFEPIVKEKDKQEATEHDIKETLFLRSGLIENCNGSSLVEFKSQHRQTSLIASVYGPRAVRGSFTSKAAISVQIKNGSSGDYDKSRLKELASFLTTVFSSVINRSRYPKSGIDIFIHLTYDRDLQDEKNAGIAAIIPHCITGITLALIDAGIEVLDITSGGHHNGSVFAFIKEGEEVTGFWKDPSRCDDNMEESLKVCKERYLNYKSIMTGYLFQNQKSESVQEA, translated from the coding sequence ATGAATGTTCAAGATAGAAGGAGGCTTTTAGGTCCCGGAAATGCAAAACCTATAACATTTGAGCCAATTgtaaaggaaaaagataaGCAGGAAGCGACTGAACATGACATCAAAGAGACACTTTTCTTGCGCAGCGGGTTGATAGAAAATTGTAACGGCTCATCTCTGGTGGAATTCAAGAGCCAACATCGGCAAACATCTTTAATAGCATCTGTGTATGGACCGAGAGCAGTGCGTGGATCGTTTACTTCGAAAGCAGCTATATCGGTACAGATAAAAAACGGATCTTCCGGAGATTACGATAAATCTCGATTGAAGGAACTGGCGAGTTTTTTAACTACAGTGTTTAGTTCTGTGATCAACAGATCGAGATATCCAAAATCAGGGATCGATATTTTTATACACTTGACCTACGACAGGGATCTTCAAGACGAAAAGAATGCCGGCATTGCGGCTATTATACCTCACTGTATTACTGGTATTACACTGGCATTAATAGATGCCGGTATCGAGGTGCTGGATATAACAAGTGGTGGGCATCATAATGGGAGCGTGTTTGCATTCATAAAGGAAGGTGAAGAAGTTACAGGTTTTTGGAAGGACCCTAGTCGTTGTGATGATAATATGGAGGAATCGTTGAAAGTTTGTAAAGAGAGATACCTTAATTATAAAAGCATTATGACCGGCTATCTATTTCAGAACCAAAAATCAGAAAGTGTTCAGGAAGCTTGa
- the RTS3 gene encoding Rts3p (similar to Saccharomyces cerevisiae RTS3 (YGR161C); ancestral locus Anc_4.59) produces the protein MRRSSDIRESPRSKQFGLHLQPMCSRPIQKRKLSCEEIINEMEKEQDAQVMRLLREVDMLREENMLLRKQLYQGPVSARQSYPQLQGEGFTMDEECDANYHYGLSSGSTRSSISYPQRKPSPVGIQTAQRGGGLPIDTMMPTLSLNLKRGSTSAAPNSSSSSSITAESESSQHLLKSGMQEADPRYKMPRRYSSVSDTNNKFDRSHVEATRRLREYEFESSRGLT, from the coding sequence ATGCGTAGAAGTTCCGATATCCGGGAATCACCAAGATCAAAACAGTTTGGACTACACTTACAGCCAATGTGTTCGAGACCAATCCAGAAAAGGAAGCTTTCATGCGAAGAGATCATCAATGAGATGGAGAAGGAGCAGGATGCTCAGGTTATGAGGCTCCTAAGAGAGGTCGACATGCTGCGGGAGGAAAATATGTTGTTGCGGAAACAGCTATACCAGGGGCCAGTCTCTGCTAGGCAGTCTTATCCTCAGCTGCAGGGGGAGGGGTTTACCATGGATGAGGAGTGCGACGCAAATTACCATTACGGATTGTCAAGTGGGAGCACCAGAAGCTCGATTTCATACCCGCAAAGGAAGCCTAGCCCTGTAGGCATTCAGACGGCGCAGCGCGGTGGTGGCCTTCCGATAGACACAATGATGCCTACGTTATCGCTGAATCTGAAGCGAGGGTCGACATCAGCTGCTCCTAACAGCTCGAGTTCGAGTTCGATTACTGCGGAGAGCGAGAGCAGTCAGCATCTGTTGAAGAGCGGCATGCAAGAAGCTGATCCTAGGTATAAAATGCCTAGACGGTATTCGTCGGTTTCCGATACGAATAATAAATTTGACCGATCGCATGTCGAGGCTACCAGACGACTAAGAGAATACGAGTTCGAGAGTTCGAGGGGCCTGACGTGA